The sequence CGCGCCGACCCTGGCCGCGCTGCGCGCCGGGCGTACCCTCGCCCTGGCCAACAAGGAGTCGCTGGTCGCCGGTGGCCCCCTGGTGCGGGCCGCGGTGACCCGGCCCGGGCAGATCGTCCCGGTCGACTCCGAGCACACCGCGCTCGCCCAGTGCCTGCGCTCCGGGTCCCGCGCCGAGGTGCGCCGGCTGCTCGTCACCGCCAGCGGCGGCCCGTTCCGGGGGCGGCGACGCGGCGAGTTGACCCAGGTCACACCGGAGCAGGCGCTTGCCCACCCGACCTGGAACATGGGGCCGGTCGTCACGATCAACTGCGCCACGATGGTCAACAAGGCGCTGGAGGTGATCGAGGCGCACGAGCTGTTTGACGTGCCGTACGCGGACATCACCGTGCTGGTCCACCCGACCTCGGTGATCCACTCGATGGTCGAGTTCGTCGACGGTTCCACCATCGCCCAGGCCAGTCCGCCGGACATGCGGCTGCCGATCGCGCTCGGCCTCGGCTGGCCGGACCGGGTCGCCGACGCCGCCCCCGCCGTCGACTGGACGACCAGCCATGCCTGGGAGTTCGCGCCGCTGGATGACGCGGCGTTCCCGGCGGTCGCCCTCGCCAAGGCGGCCGGCGAGGCCGGGTGCTGCCGGCCGGCGATCTACAACGCGGCCAACGAGGAGTGCGTCGCGGCGTTCGTCGCCGGGCGGCTGCCGTTCCTCGGCATCGTCGACACCGTGGAGCAAGTGCTGGCCGAGGCTCCTGATTTCGGCGAACCAGGTACCGTCGAGGACGTGCTCGCGGCCGAGTCGTGGGCGCGCGGGCACGCGCAGACAATCATCGAGAAGTCAGTGGAAGGAGCTTGATGGCCTACCTGCTCGGGGTGACGCTCTTCGCCCTCGCCATCCTGATCTCGGTGAGTCTGCACGAAGCGGGGCACCTGCTGACGGCGAAGGCCTTCGGCATGAAGGTGACCCGCTACTTCGTCGGTTTCGGCCCGACCCTCTGGTCGTTCAGGCGGGGCGAGACGGAGTACGGCCTCAAGGGCATCCCGCTCGGCGGCTTCTGCAAGATCGTCGGGATGACCCCGCAGGACGACGATGTCGACCCGGCCGACCAGCCGCGGGCGATGTGGCGGTTCCCGGTCTGGAAGCGGACGATCGTGATGTCCGCCGGCTCAATCGCGCACTTCGCGCTGGCCCTGATCGCGCTCTGGATCATCGCGATCTCCGCCGGTCTGCCCAACCCGAACTTCCCGAGCACCCTGGCGCAGGTCCGGGAGGAACCGGCGGTCATCCAGCTCGCCAGCTGCGTGGTCCCGGAGAACGAGGCCCGCGCCTGCACCGACGCCGACCCGGCCAGCCCGGCCGCGCAGGGCGAGTTGCGCGACGGCGACCAGATCACCGCGGTCAACGGCACCTCCGTCGCCAGCTACGGCGACCTGCTCGTCGCCCTGCGCGCCCAGCAGCCGGGGCAGCCGGCGCAGGTCGAGTACCTGCGGGACGACCAGCCGGGCAGCACGACCGTGACGCTCGGGCAGACCCAGCGCCCGCCGCTGGACGACCCGGAGGGCACCGTCGGGCCGGTCGCCGCGCTCGGCGTCGGGCTCATCCCCAGCACCCCCGCCCGGATCGAGTACGGTCCGATCGGCGCCATCGGCGGCACCGCCGAGTTCACCGGCACCATGGCGGTGAACACGTACGAGGCGATGAAGCGGATCCCGCAGAAGGTCCCCGCGCTCTGGACGGCGATCACCGGTGGCGAGCGGGACGTGGACACCCCGATCAGCGTGGTCGGCGCGAGCCGGATCGGTGGCGAGGCGGTGGAGAACGACGCCTGGCTGCTCTTCTTCATGCTCTTCGTCTCGCTGAACTTCTTCATCGGCGTGTTCAACCTGCTGCCGCTGCTGCCGCTGGACGGCGGCCACATCGCCATCGCCTGGTTCGAACGGGCCCGCTCCTGGGTCTACACCCGGCTGCGCCGCCCCGACCCCGGCCGGGTCGACTATCTCAAGCTGATGCCCGTCACGTACGCGGTGATCCTGATCGGCGGCGCGTTCACGCTGCTGACCATCACCGCGGACGTCGTCAACCCGATCACGCTCTTCACAAGGTGAGTGCCTGAAGTGACCGCTGTCAGTCTCGGTATCCCCGCCGTACCGCCGCCGCCGCTCGCGCCCCGTCGCGCGAGCCGTCAGATCATGGTCGGTTCGGTGCCGGTCGGTGGGGGCGCGCCGGTGTCGGTGCAGTCGATGACCACCACGCTCACCGCCGACGTGAACGCCACGCTCCAGCAGATCGCCGAGCTGACCGCCGCCGGCTG comes from Salinispora tropica CNB-440 and encodes:
- a CDS encoding M50 family metallopeptidase; this encodes MAYLLGVTLFALAILISVSLHEAGHLLTAKAFGMKVTRYFVGFGPTLWSFRRGETEYGLKGIPLGGFCKIVGMTPQDDDVDPADQPRAMWRFPVWKRTIVMSAGSIAHFALALIALWIIAISAGLPNPNFPSTLAQVREEPAVIQLASCVVPENEARACTDADPASPAAQGELRDGDQITAVNGTSVASYGDLLVALRAQQPGQPAQVEYLRDDQPGSTTVTLGQTQRPPLDDPEGTVGPVAALGVGLIPSTPARIEYGPIGAIGGTAEFTGTMAVNTYEAMKRIPQKVPALWTAITGGERDVDTPISVVGASRIGGEAVENDAWLLFFMLFVSLNFFIGVFNLLPLLPLDGGHIAIAWFERARSWVYTRLRRPDPGRVDYLKLMPVTYAVILIGGAFTLLTITADVVNPITLFTR
- the dxr gene encoding 1-deoxy-D-xylulose-5-phosphate reductoisomerase gives rise to the protein MTSPRDVVLLGSTGSIGTQAIDIVRRNPDRFRVVALGAGGGNVGLLAAQALELGVEAVGVARASAAQDLQLAFYAEASRRGWARGEVRLPKIFAGPDAMTELARWRSDVVLNGVVGSLGLAPTLAALRAGRTLALANKESLVAGGPLVRAAVTRPGQIVPVDSEHTALAQCLRSGSRAEVRRLLVTASGGPFRGRRRGELTQVTPEQALAHPTWNMGPVVTINCATMVNKALEVIEAHELFDVPYADITVLVHPTSVIHSMVEFVDGSTIAQASPPDMRLPIALGLGWPDRVADAAPAVDWTTSHAWEFAPLDDAAFPAVALAKAAGEAGCCRPAIYNAANEECVAAFVAGRLPFLGIVDTVEQVLAEAPDFGEPGTVEDVLAAESWARGHAQTIIEKSVEGA